A single Sphingobacteriales bacterium DNA region contains:
- a CDS encoding tyrosine-type recombinase/integrase — protein MNTSLLQLERIEHNNQKRIKVVFDYNNKINNILRQIKGAAWSKNLNSWHIPDNENSIEFLRINFPDSEWIQNDNENKLKQDQSSDQKLLVVRETKGRIKLIFKYNKELIILLKTIPYYYYDVQNKWWTLPDTENIRKKLLEFCDFYKWEYEEQDIVKDKIKTPRQKLFDVPNYRNVPEKFIEKLEILRYSPNTIKTYTDLFKEFINYHHTRKIEELTENEIIAYMRYLVNERGVSSSYQNQAINAIKFYYEKVLGGNRKFYHIDRPKKEKILPNVLSQEEIIRILQSPENLKHKTMLWLAYSAGLRVSELLELKPADIDSDRMQIHIRSAKGKKDRFTILSTKVLEMLKLYYKQYRPKDYLFEGVNGGQYSSRSIQQVLKVACKKAEIKKEVSMHTLRHSFATHLLENGTDLRYIQSLLGHSSSKTTEIYTHITTKGFEKIKSPLDNLSV, from the coding sequence ATGAACACTTCATTGTTACAACTTGAAAGAATAGAGCATAACAATCAAAAAAGGATTAAAGTTGTTTTTGATTATAACAATAAGATAAACAACATATTAAGGCAAATAAAAGGGGCAGCATGGAGTAAAAATTTAAATTCGTGGCACATTCCGGATAATGAAAATTCAATTGAATTTTTAAGAATTAATTTTCCGGATTCAGAATGGATTCAAAATGACAATGAAAATAAACTTAAACAGGATCAAAGTTCAGATCAAAAATTATTGGTAGTAAGAGAAACTAAAGGACGTATTAAGTTGATTTTCAAATATAACAAAGAACTAATAATACTGTTAAAAACGATTCCATATTATTACTATGATGTTCAGAATAAATGGTGGACATTACCTGATACTGAGAATATCCGTAAAAAACTTTTAGAATTTTGTGATTTTTACAAATGGGAATATGAAGAGCAGGATATTGTTAAAGATAAAATTAAAACCCCAAGACAAAAACTATTTGATGTACCAAATTATAGAAATGTCCCGGAGAAATTCATTGAGAAGCTGGAAATTCTAAGATATTCACCAAACACTATCAAGACATATACAGACCTTTTTAAAGAATTTATCAATTACCATCACACCCGGAAAATTGAAGAACTGACTGAAAATGAAATCATTGCTTATATGCGTTATCTTGTAAATGAAAGAGGTGTTTCTTCATCTTATCAAAATCAGGCTATAAATGCAATTAAGTTTTATTATGAAAAGGTTTTGGGCGGAAATAGAAAATTCTATCATATTGACAGACCCAAAAAGGAAAAAATTTTACCAAATGTTTTAAGTCAGGAAGAAATAATAAGAATTCTTCAAAGTCCTGAAAATTTAAAACATAAAACAATGCTTTGGTTGGCCTATTCTGCTGGCTTAAGAGTAAGTGAACTGCTTGAATTGAAACCGGCAGACATTGACTCAGACAGGATGCAAATTCATATCAGAAGTGCAAAAGGAAAAAAAGACAGATTTACAATTTTATCAACTAAAGTATTAGAGATGTTAAAGTTATATTACAAGCAATACAGACCTAAAGATTATTTATTTGAAGGAGTTAACGGTGGACAATACTCTTCAAGAAGCATACAACAGGTATTAAAAGTAGCTTGTAAAAAAGCAGAAATAAAAAAGGAGGTGAGTATGCACACATTAAGACATAGCTTTGCCACACATTTGCTGGAAAATGGAACTGATTTAAGGTATATACAAAGTCTTTTAGGGCATTCCAGTTCAAAAACTACTGAAATTTACACACACATTACAACAAAAGGATTTGAAAAGATTAAAAGTCCTTTAGATAATTTGTCAGTATGA